A section of the Falco biarmicus isolate bFalBia1 chromosome 3, bFalBia1.pri, whole genome shotgun sequence genome encodes:
- the EDN1 gene encoding endothelin-1, translating to MDYSQMLVSLLFVLCPGLLPAAPAAPAAEAGAPPPPAAAHRRARRCSCSSLLDEECVYFCHLDIIWINTPEKTVPYGLGGPSRSRRSLKDMVPEMLAEPSSRCRCANQKDKKCLNFCQTGKDLWAQSTVEKTSRHRTKAGNCIGPKCMNRQLVDSKKMKRLEAIGNSIKASFSIAKLKAELQKGRKLKHNRANKRQSIWESLKAS from the exons ATGGATTACTCCCAGATGCTCGTCTCGCTGCTCTTCGTGCTGTGCCCGGGGCTGCTGCCGGCAG cccccgcagcccctgcagccGAAGcgggcgccccgccgccccccgccgccgcgcaccGCCGCGCCCGgcgctgctcctgctcctcGCTGCTGGACGAGGAGTGCGTCTACTTCTGCCACCTCGACATCATCTGGATCAACACCCCCGA GAAGACTGTTCCATATGGTCTCGGAGGCCCTTCTCGATCCAGAAGATCACTGAAGGACATGGTGCCGGAGATGCTCGCTGAACCTAGCAGCAGATGCCGATGTGCCAACCAGAAGGACAAGAAATGTCTGAACTTCTGCCAGACAGGAAAAGATCTCTG GGCTCAGTCCACGGTGGAGAAAACCTCACGTCACCGCACCAAAGCTGGCAATTGCATTGGACCCAAATGCATGAACCGACAGCTCGTTGACAGCAAGAAAATGAAGCG GCTGGAAGCCATTGGGAACAGTATCAAAGCTTCCTTCAGTATCGCAAAGCTGAAGGCTGAGCTCCAGAAAGGGCGGAAGCTGAAACATAACAGGGCGAACAAAAGGCAAAGCATTTGGGAAAGCCTGAAAGCATCCTAG